TACGATTGGACTAAAGCACTTTTTGACGCTAAACTATTTGCAGACGATGCAAGAATTATAAGTTTTACAAGCGAAGGCAATAGTAAAGCTTGGCAAAATTATGCAGCAGTTTCAGCAGCAAAAGTAACGCTAGAGGCCATTACAAGAAACATAGCTTTAGAGTTTGCGCCATATGGCATTAAAGCTAATTGTATACAAGCAGGTGTGACTGATACAAGTTCATTACGGATGATTCCTGGAAGTGAAGAAATCATAAAACATAGTTTAATAAGAAATCCAAATAAACGCTTAACCTTGCCAGAAGATGTAGCAAATACTGTTTATTTATTAAGTAAAGATGAAGCCTCTTGGATTACAGGAACTGTCATTCCTGTAGATGGTGGAGAACATTTGAGTTAGTATGAAAACATCAGAAATCATATCATTTTTACCTTATCAAAAACCATTTCTATT
This DNA window, taken from Winogradskyella sp. PC-19, encodes the following:
- a CDS encoding enoyl-ACP reductase — protein: MNKEFQNKNYWALILGGSSGLGLATAKKLAKHGMNICIVHRNSRMQEDEIQAEFETIKQKGVAFKSFNTDAFKPEKRDAVIAELLSEFTGEHKIKTLVHSVAKGNLKPMVSDEKPVLKTDDFALTIGAMGISLYDWTKALFDAKLFADDARIISFTSEGNSKAWQNYAAVSAAKVTLEAITRNIALEFAPYGIKANCIQAGVTDTSSLRMIPGSEEIIKHSLIRNPNKRLTLPEDVANTVYLLSKDEASWITGTVIPVDGGEHLS